In a genomic window of Brassica rapa cultivar Chiifu-401-42 chromosome A10, CAAS_Brap_v3.01, whole genome shotgun sequence:
- the LOC103846093 gene encoding uncharacterized protein LOC103846093 codes for MEEAEIWFKLQTVELEASIPTPQIAGQPLTWTKPAAGFVKCNVACSWSEASNTCGGAWLARDSNGKALCHSRRRFSGISSLRQAEQITLSWAVAAMKDIRWQRVIMEVSSPRLQDLLFDPRGLRDQSPWALEIHNALLTFEMGCFNLVSMEANTLAKDIATSVTRDHRYQSYVAFKGPAWLEERILQEAISAR; via the coding sequence ATGGAGGAAGCGGAAATTTGGTTTAAGCTTCAAACCGTAGAGCTGGAAGCAAGCATACCAACGCCACAGATTGCAGGGCAACCTCTTACATGGACTAAACCGGCAGCTGGGTTTGTGAAATGTAATGTGGCATGTTCCTGGTCAGAGGCTTCTAACACCTGTGGAGGGGCATGGCTTGCTCGGGACTCCAATGGTAAAGCTCTTTGTCACAGTCGTAGGAGGTTCAGTGGAATTTCATCTCTTCGTCAGGCGGAACAGATTACTCTCTCATGGGCAGTGGCAGCTATGAAAGATATAAGATGGCAACGGGTAATAATGGAAGTCTCCTCCCCTCGGTTACAAGACTTACTCTTTGACCCAAGAGGTCTACGTGACCAATCACCATGGGCGCTGGAGATACATAATGCGCTTCTTACTTTTGAAATGGGGTGTTTTAATCTGGTCTCGATGGAAGCAAATACCCTTGCAAAAGATATAGCTACCAGTGTTACCAGGGACCATAGATACCAATCTTATGTAGCGTTCAAAGGGCCGGCGTGGCTTGAAGAACGTATCCTTCAGGAAGCAATATCTGCTAGATAG
- the LOC103846095 gene encoding uncharacterized protein LOC103846095 — translation MHLRGNGLLETIDSSKTVSDEKKAKAMIFLRHHIHDGLKDEYITKEDPCDLWKSLKERFDHQKYVILPKAKHEWIHLRFQDYKSVSEFNSAMFGITSRMMLCGEKISDYDMIEKTLSTFHPENVILQQQYRVSGYTRYSELMQVLLVAEQNNQLVTLNHQARPTGSAPFPEANVASSSYDNRR, via the coding sequence ATGCACCTGAGAGGAAACGGGCTTTTGGAAACCATCGATAGTTCAAAAACGGTGTCGGATGAGAAAAAGGCTAAAGCCATGATATTTTTACGACACCACATCCATGATGGTTTAAAGGATGAATATATTACGAAAGAGGATCCTTGTGACCTCTGGAAATCTTTAAAAGAGAGGTTCGATCACCAGAAATATGTGATCTTACCGAAAGCTAAACACGAGTGGATCCATCTCCGGTTCCAGGATTACAAAAGTGTTAGTGAGTTTAATTCCGCGATGTTCGGAATTACTTCGAGGATGATGTTATGTGGAGAGAAAATAAGTGATTATGATATGATCGAGAAAACTCTCTCCACGTTCCATCCTGAAAATGTAATCCTGCAACAACAATACCGAGTGAGTGGATATACCCGTTACTCGGAGTTGATGCAAGTCCTCCTTGTAGCGGAGCAGAATAATCAACTCGTGACTTTAAACCATCAAGCTCGTCCCACTGGATCTGCTCCATTCCCTGAAGCGAATGTTGCATCATCCAGTTATGATAATAGGAGATGA
- the LOC103844808 gene encoding ubiquitin-conjugating enzyme E2 10: MASKRILKELKDLQKDPPTSCSAGPVAEDMFHWQATIMGPSDSPYAGGVFLVTIHFPPDYPFKPPKVAFRTKVFHPNINSNGSICLDILKEQWSPALTISKVLLSICSLLTDPNPDDPLVPEIAHMYKTDKNKYESTARSWTQKYAMG, encoded by the exons ATGGCGTCGAAGCGGATCTTGAAGGAACTGAAGGATCTGCAGAAGGATCCACCCACCTCTTGTAGCGCAG GACCTGTTGCTGAAGACATGTTTCATTGGCAGGCAACGATAATGGGTCCTTCAGACAGTCCTTACGCTGGTGGTGTTTTCCTTGTTACCATTCATTTCCCTCCTGATTACCCTTTCAAACCTCCTAAG GTTGCCTTTAGGACGAAGGTGTTCCATCCCAACATCAACAGCAACGGAAGTATTTGCCTTGACATCTTGAAGGAGCAATGGAGTCCTGCTCTCACCATCTCCAAG GTGTTGTTATCGATCTGTTCATTGTTGACCGATCCAAACCCTGATGATCCTTTGGTGCCTGAGATAGCTCATATGTATAAGACTGACAAGAACAAGTATGAGTCAACTGCACGGAGCTGGACTCAGAAGTATGCCATGGGTTGA
- the LOC103844810 gene encoding hydroxyproline O-galactosyltransferase HPGT1 isoform X1: MARKGSRMRLTSSRVSSLLISMFATFASFYVAGRLWQESQTRVHLIKELDRVTGQGKSAISVDDTLKIIACREQKKTLAALEIQLSAARQEGFVSKTPKHTDGTETKKRPLVVIGIMTSLGNKKKRDAVRQAWMGTGASLKKIETEKGVIARFVIGRSANKGDSMDKSIDAENSQTDDFIILDDVVEAPEEASKKVKLFFAYAADRWDAQFYAKSIDNIYVNIDALGSTLAAHLENPRAYIGCMKSGEVFSEPNQKWYEPEWWKFGDKKAYFRHAYGEMYVITHALARFVSINRNILHSYAHDDVSTGSWFVGLDVKHVDEGKFCCSAWSSEAICAGV; this comes from the exons ATGGCGAGGAAAGGGTCGAGGATGAGATTAACAAGCTCGAGAGTATCATCTCTTTTGATCTCCATGTTCGCTACATTCGCTTCCTTCTATGTCGCAGGCCG GTTATGGCAAGAATCACAAACTAGGGTTCATCTTATCAAGGAGCTCGACAGAGTTACCGGACAG GGTAAATCTGCTATATCGGTGGATGATACTTTAAAGATCATAGCTTGCAG GGAACAGAAGAAGACATTAGCTGCTCTTGAGATCCAATTAAGTGCTGCCAGGCAAGAAGGCTTTGTTTCAAAAACTCCTAAACATACTGATGGAACCGAGACTAAGAAGAGGCCACTAGTGGTTATCGGTATCATGACAAGTTTGGGtaacaagaagaaaagagacGCTGTCCGGCAAGCTTGGATGGGGACAG GTGCATCATTAAAAAAGATTGAAACTGAAAAGGGTGTGATTGCACGATTTGTTATTGGAAGAAG CGCAAATAAAGGGGACAGTATGGACAAGAGCATTGACGCTGAAAACAGTCAAACCGATGACTTCATTATTCTT GATGATGTAGTTGAGGCACCCGAGGAAGCTTCTAAGAAAGTAAAGCTGTTCTTTGCCTATGCGGCAGATAGGTGGGATGCACAGTTTTATGCAAAGTCCATTGACAATATCTACGTCAATATTG ATGCTCTCGGAAGTACACTTGCAGCACATCTGGAGAACCCACGAGCTTACATCGGTTGCATGAAATCAGGCGAAGTTTTCTCAGAACC GAACCAAAAATGGTATGAGCCAGAATGGTGGAAGTTCGGTGACAAGAAAGC ATACTTCCGTCATGCTTATGGGGAGATGTACGTTATAACACATGCATTGGCTAGATTTGTATCTATCAATAG AAACATACTTCATTCGTATGCTCATGATGACGTCAGCACGGGATCATGGTTCGTGGGACTTGATGTGAAACATGTAGATGAAGGAAAGTTTTGCTGTTCCGCTTGGTCCTCAG AAGCTATATGCGCAGGAGTGTAG
- the LOC103844810 gene encoding hydroxyproline O-galactosyltransferase HPGT1 isoform X3, producing the protein MSQAGYGKNHKLGFILSRSSTELPDSLQKKTLAALEIQLSAARQEGFVSKTPKHTDGTETKKRPLVVIGIMTSLGNKKKRDAVRQAWMGTGASLKKIETEKGVIARFVIGRSANKGDSMDKSIDAENSQTDDFIILDDVVEAPEEASKKVKLFFAYAADRWDAQFYAKSIDNIYVNIDALGSTLAAHLENPRAYIGCMKSGEVFSEPNQKWYEPEWWKFGDKKAYFRHAYGEMYVITHALARFVSINRNILHSYAHDDVSTGSWFVGLDVKHVDEGKFCCSAWSSEAICAGV; encoded by the exons ATGTCGCAGGCCG GTTATGGCAAGAATCACAAACTAGGGTTCATCTTATCAAGGAGCTCGACAGAGTTACCGGACAG CTTGCAG AAGAAGACATTAGCTGCTCTTGAGATCCAATTAAGTGCTGCCAGGCAAGAAGGCTTTGTTTCAAAAACTCCTAAACATACTGATGGAACCGAGACTAAGAAGAGGCCACTAGTGGTTATCGGTATCATGACAAGTTTGGGtaacaagaagaaaagagacGCTGTCCGGCAAGCTTGGATGGGGACAG GTGCATCATTAAAAAAGATTGAAACTGAAAAGGGTGTGATTGCACGATTTGTTATTGGAAGAAG CGCAAATAAAGGGGACAGTATGGACAAGAGCATTGACGCTGAAAACAGTCAAACCGATGACTTCATTATTCTT GATGATGTAGTTGAGGCACCCGAGGAAGCTTCTAAGAAAGTAAAGCTGTTCTTTGCCTATGCGGCAGATAGGTGGGATGCACAGTTTTATGCAAAGTCCATTGACAATATCTACGTCAATATTG ATGCTCTCGGAAGTACACTTGCAGCACATCTGGAGAACCCACGAGCTTACATCGGTTGCATGAAATCAGGCGAAGTTTTCTCAGAACC GAACCAAAAATGGTATGAGCCAGAATGGTGGAAGTTCGGTGACAAGAAAGC ATACTTCCGTCATGCTTATGGGGAGATGTACGTTATAACACATGCATTGGCTAGATTTGTATCTATCAATAG AAACATACTTCATTCGTATGCTCATGATGACGTCAGCACGGGATCATGGTTCGTGGGACTTGATGTGAAACATGTAGATGAAGGAAAGTTTTGCTGTTCCGCTTGGTCCTCAG AAGCTATATGCGCAGGAGTGTAG
- the LOC103844810 gene encoding hydroxyproline O-galactosyltransferase HPGT1 isoform X2, translated as MARKGSRMRLTSSRVSSLLISMFATFASFYVAGRLWQESQTRVHLIKELDRVTGQGKSAISVDDTLKIIACREQKKTLAALEIQLSAARQEGFVSKTPKHTDGTETKKRPLVVIGIMTSLGNKKKRDAVRQAWMGTGASLKKIETEKGVIARFVIGRSANKGDSMDKSIDAENSQTDDFIILDDVVEAPEEASKKVKLFFAYAADRWDAQFYAKSIDNIYVNIDALGSTLAAHLENPRAYIGCMKSGEVFSEPNQKWYEPEWWKFGDKKAYFRHAYGEMYVITHALARFVSINRNILHSYAHDDVSTGSWFVGLDVKHVDEGKFCCSAWSSAICAGV; from the exons ATGGCGAGGAAAGGGTCGAGGATGAGATTAACAAGCTCGAGAGTATCATCTCTTTTGATCTCCATGTTCGCTACATTCGCTTCCTTCTATGTCGCAGGCCG GTTATGGCAAGAATCACAAACTAGGGTTCATCTTATCAAGGAGCTCGACAGAGTTACCGGACAG GGTAAATCTGCTATATCGGTGGATGATACTTTAAAGATCATAGCTTGCAG GGAACAGAAGAAGACATTAGCTGCTCTTGAGATCCAATTAAGTGCTGCCAGGCAAGAAGGCTTTGTTTCAAAAACTCCTAAACATACTGATGGAACCGAGACTAAGAAGAGGCCACTAGTGGTTATCGGTATCATGACAAGTTTGGGtaacaagaagaaaagagacGCTGTCCGGCAAGCTTGGATGGGGACAG GTGCATCATTAAAAAAGATTGAAACTGAAAAGGGTGTGATTGCACGATTTGTTATTGGAAGAAG CGCAAATAAAGGGGACAGTATGGACAAGAGCATTGACGCTGAAAACAGTCAAACCGATGACTTCATTATTCTT GATGATGTAGTTGAGGCACCCGAGGAAGCTTCTAAGAAAGTAAAGCTGTTCTTTGCCTATGCGGCAGATAGGTGGGATGCACAGTTTTATGCAAAGTCCATTGACAATATCTACGTCAATATTG ATGCTCTCGGAAGTACACTTGCAGCACATCTGGAGAACCCACGAGCTTACATCGGTTGCATGAAATCAGGCGAAGTTTTCTCAGAACC GAACCAAAAATGGTATGAGCCAGAATGGTGGAAGTTCGGTGACAAGAAAGC ATACTTCCGTCATGCTTATGGGGAGATGTACGTTATAACACATGCATTGGCTAGATTTGTATCTATCAATAG AAACATACTTCATTCGTATGCTCATGATGACGTCAGCACGGGATCATGGTTCGTGGGACTTGATGTGAAACATGTAGATGAAGGAAAGTTTTGCTGTTCCGCTTGGTCCTCAG CTATATGCGCAGGAGTGTAG
- the LOC103844809 gene encoding uncharacterized protein LOC103844809 — protein sequence MDYDYRNKSGPSYARPMYGYPNIGQQSGHGHQFFPPPERNQSFQQHNSSPFPFSSSSSSSSGLGIKVTLKPEFRITPPPQLLPRAGDIPRSGFQFDFGLERAVLTEAEKDNPDWSKFGSDIPPPSNFPQPPSMGVDPLVMKYTASGLNREAVNIAVANYGDNPTKVQEFANGFAAMREMGFPTNAVAEALFMFDNDTDKALSHLLHGSS from the exons ATGGATTACGACTACAGGAATAAGTCTGGGCCCTCCTACGCTCGGCCTATGTACGGATACCCCAATATCGGCCAACAAAGCGGTCACGGCCACCAATTTTTCCCTCCGCCGGAGAGAAATCAATCGTTTCAACAACACAACTCTTCTCCGTtccctttttcttcttcttcttcttcttcat CTGGATTAGGGATCAAAGTGACTCTGAAGCCTGAGTTTCGTATTACTCCTCCG CCTCAGTTGTTGCCTCGAGCTGGAGATATTCCTCGTAGCGGTTTTCAGTTCGATTTCGGTCTGGAGAGGGCAGTCCTTACCGAGGCTGAGAAAGACAACCCTGACTGGAGCAAGTTTGGCTCCGACATTCCTCCACCGTCTAACTTTCCACAACCACCTTCAATG GGTGTGGATCCTCTAGTGATGAAGTATACTGCGTCTGGGCTTAACCGAGAAGCTGTCAACATTGCGGTTGCAAACTATGGTGATAATCCCACAAAG GTTCAGGAATTTGCAAATGGGTTCGCAGCGATGCGGGAGATGGGGTTTCCAACAAACGCTGTTGCAGAAGCTCTCTTCATGTTTGACAACGACACTGACAAAGCTTTGTCACATTTGCTCCATGGTTCTTCTTGA